One Acipenser ruthenus unplaced genomic scaffold, fAciRut3.2 maternal haplotype, whole genome shotgun sequence DNA segment encodes these proteins:
- the LOC117966703 gene encoding zinc finger protein 771-like: protein MATSHVPPFPEFDVNSDETTVETRWKKWIQRFENFLLALDVKDEARKRAMLLYYAGEAVYDIFDSLPGTGGPGDYVTAVSGLTQHFATRKDEAESSESERFGREKQQRAGESVDSYHARLRELAAGCRSPDAEVEIKNAVVMNCASPRLRRLALREKDMSLNDLLDAARFIEGSGSGGKTREPSGSEDASDETEPPETAIETVRIKQEAPDHEQEQEEEEEEEEEEEEEDYEIQAVVIKEEDDSDDRVERVSQATQTPAQPIAPANQGAHQCPVCRKRFRQSGNLKIHLRIHTGERPYRCSECGRSFKQLGNLKIHQRIHSGERPYRCSECGRSFKHSANLKKHGQVHTGEKPYRCSECGRSFSQNRTLINHLMIHSGEKPFSCLHCDMAFRHRGDLKVHSHVHSGEKPHSCEECGKRFRHPASVRSHQRVHTGEKPYHCTECGKSFTQVGSLTTHRKLHATEKTYQCGACGDRFTRLGSLTTHQRIHIAETGATSRESAASRE, encoded by the exons ATGGCCACGTCGCATGTACCGCCTTTCCCCGAGTTTGACGTGAACTCAGACGAAACCACGGTGGAAACCCGCTGGAAAAAATGGATCCAGCGCTTTGAAAACTTCCTCCTCGCCCTGGACGTCAAAGACGAGGCTCGCAAAAGGGCGATGCTGCTTTACTACGCCGGGGAAGCGGTGTATGATATATTCGACTCCCTGCCCGGTACCGGGGGACCCGGCGATTACGTCACCGCCGTTTCGGGGCTCACCCAACATTTCGCGACGAGGAAAGACGAAGCGGAGTCTTCCGAATCGGAGCGGTTCGGACGGGAGAAGCAGCAGAGAGCCGGGGAGTCCGTGGACTCGTACCACGCCAGGCTCAGAGAGCTGGCTGCTGGATGTCGGTCCCCCGATGCCGAGGTGGAAATTAAAAACGCCGTCGTTATGAATTGCGCTTCGCCGCGGCTCCGTCGGCTGGCCCTGAGGGAGAAGGACATGAGTCTAAACGATCTTTTGGACGCGGCCCGATTCATAGAGGGCTCGGGCAGCGGAGGAAAAACAAGGGAACCGTCCGGCAGTGAA gacgcGAGCGATGAAACAGAACCCCCCGAAACTGCCATTGAAACGGTCCGCATCAAACAAGAGGCTCCGGACCACGAACaggaacaggaggaggaggaggaggaggaggaggaggaggaggaggaggactacGAAATCCAAGCCGTGGTGATCAAAGAGGAAGACGATTCGGACGATCGTGTCGAGAGAGTCTCTCAGGCCACCCAGACGCCCGCCCAGCCGATTGCTCCCGCCAACCAGGGTGCCCACCAGTGCCCGGTCTGCCGCAAGCGATTCCGGCAGTCGGGGAACTTGAAGATCCACCTGCGGATTCACACCGGAGAGAGGCCGTACCGCTGCTCCGAGTGCGGCCGGAGCTTCAAGCAGCTGGGGAACTTGAAgatccaccagcgcattcacagcGGAGAGAGGCCGTACCGCTGCTCCGAGTGCGGGAGGAGCTTCAAGCACTCTGCCAATCTGAAGAAGCACGGGCAGGTCCACACCGGAGAGAAGCCGTACCGCTGCTCCGAGTGCGGGAGGAGCTTCAGCCAGAACCGGACCCTCATCAACCACCTGATGATCCACTCGGGGGAGAAACCGTTCAGCTGCCTCCACTGTGACATGGCCTTCCGCCACCGCGGGGACCTCAAG GTGCATTCCCACGTTCACTCGGGAGAGAAGCCTCACAGCTGTGAGGAATGCGGGAAGAGATTTAGACACCCGGCCAGCGTCCGGAGCCACCAACGCGTCCACACCGGAGAAAAACCGTACCACTGCACAGAGTGTGGCAAGAGCTTCACCCAG GTGGGGAGTCTGACCACGCACAGGAAGCTGCACGCCACGGAGAAGACGTACCAGTGTGGCGCCTGCGGGGACCGCTTCACACGACTCGGAAGTCTCACCACGCACCAGAGGATCCACATCGCAGAGACCGGAGCCACCTCAAGAGAGAGCGCAGCGAGcagggagtga
- the LOC117966702 gene encoding zinc finger BED domain-containing protein 4-like, whose product MPSHSRIFHHFECVQGQVTLGNFKMRCKHCRREVSGSCKATSNFYTHMKRHHADIYLELKEPLPASETAPREPRLTPPSSSPHPGAWNPRDPRQRALTDAVVDFLSHSLQPLSLVEDPSFKTLLKLAQPSFSLPSLDRLRYEVLPARTASLYSSVSSRLSKIPGLCLTLDVWAERGRGRGRGQSLVVGVAGHYIQDSSFRPRSVLLACRRVRGGSVEEREEGVLSNYQEVVSSFGLEDKVVTLITGSGVDDGPPVRLPGWEEEEEEEEEEEDSDGENGVGTATEAASDPGPPLSPLPHCFPCFSRALESVVGDGLRRAGHPTSAAVRRASKLLADPSRREIASQGLFSDPQRQRQQQQQQQRGWAAQARALRSVVPEIPEEEEDDDEEEEEELDQSWRPLPQPPPSPAPPSLSPPSPANFPSDRLSDTELQALRELLGVLRPFELALEQAEGSGGGGGGEGGGGGGRGTASCVLPCIRGLRAELEEMGHRGGSEPLLLALRSSAESRLAGYEGEEAFVLAAALDPRWKLDWCSGAAEALEVKKLLAGKVAAMVASPEPNQNPVSSTLQTPPPPKKKKKRMTKATQKRSGLFRFMGRSAPESPQLGGAASGFTASQVEVYFSQPCIPEDADPLAFWYHHQGALPHLAHLAAMYLATPASPAPVRRLFSLSGGKTFGPLGASLSDFRFEEMMFLRCNGMWK is encoded by the exons ATGCCGTCCCATTCCCGAATCTTCCACCACTTCGAGTGCGTGCAGGGACAAGTGACGCTGGGGAACTTCAAGATGCGGTGCAAGCATTGCAGGAGAGAAGTATCGGGGTCCTGCAAGGCAACCTCCAACTTCTACACACACATGAAG AGGCACCACGCAGACATCTACCTGGAGCTGAAAGAACCCCTCCCTGCTTCCGAAACCGCACCCAGGGAGCCCCGCCtgacccccccctcctcctccccccatcCCGGGGCCTGGAACCCCCGTGACCCCCGCCAGCGCGCCCTCACAGACGCCGTGGTCGACTTCCTCTCCCACTCCCTCCAGCCCCTGTCTCTGGTCGAAGACCCCTCTTTCAAAACCCTCCTAAAACTCGCCCAGCCCTCCTTCTCCCTCCCCAGCCTGGATCGCCTCCGATACGAGGTCCTGCCCGCCAGGACGGCCAGCCTCTACTCCTCCGTCTCCTCCCGGCTCTCCAAAATCCCCGGGCTGTGCCTGACTCTGGATGTGTGGGcggagagggggcggggcagggggcGTGGTCAGTCGCTGGTGGTGGGTGTGGCCGGCCACTACATCCAGGACTCTTCCTTTCGCCCGAGGAGCGTCCTGCTGGCTTGCAGGAGGGTGAGAGGCGGGTCGgtggaggagcgggaggagggaGTTCTCTCGAACTACCAGGAGGTCGTCTCCAGTTTTGGACTAGAGGACAAAGTGGTGACCCTCATCACGGGCAGCGGAGTCGACGACGGACCGCCGGTCAGGCTTCCTGggtgggaggaagaggaggaggaggaggaagaggaagaggacagCGACGGCGAGAATGGCGTCGGCACGGCGACCGAAGCCGCCTCCGACCCTGGCCCGCCCCTTTCCCCTCTGCCCCACTGCTTCCCCTGCTTCTCCCGTGCCCTGGAGTCCGTCGTGGGCGACGGGCTGAGACGCGCCGGACACCCGACCTCCGCCGCCGTCCGCAGAGCCAGCAAGCTGCTCGCTGACCCGTCCCGTCGAGAGATCGCCAGCCAGGGGCTTTTCAGTGACCCGCAgaggcagcggcagcagcagcaacagcagcagcgggGCTGGGCCGCCCAAGCCAGGGCTTTGAGATCTGTCGTCCCGGAGATCcccgaagaagaagaagacgacgacgaagaagaagaagaagagttgGACCAGAGCTGGCGGCCACTGCCTCAACCTCCTCCTTCTCCTGCccctccttctctttctcctccttctccGGCAAACTTCCCGTCGGACCGGCTCTCCGACACGGAGCTCCAAGCCTTGCGGGAGCTCTTGGGAGTCCTGCGTCCGTTCGAGCTCGCGTTGGAGCAAGCGGAAgggagtggaggaggaggaggaggggagggaggaggaggaggaggaagggggacGGCCAGCTGCGTCCTGCCTTGCATCCGAGGGCTGAGAGCCGAGCTGGAGGAGATGGGGCACCGCGGCGGATCGGAGCCTCTGCTGCTGGCTCTGCGGTCCTCCGCGGAGAGCCGGCTGGCCGGGTACGAGGGGGAGGAAGCCTTCGTGCTGGCCGCCGCTCTGGACCCGCGCTGGAAGCTGGACTGGTGCTCCGGAGCGGCGGAGGCCCTGGAAGTCAAGAAGCTTCTGGCGGGGAAAGTTGCGGCGATGGTGGCGTCGCCGGAGCCGAATCAGAATCCAGTTTCTTCTACTCTCCAGACACCTCCTCctccaaagaagaagaagaagaggatgACGAAGGCGACGCAGAAGCGTTCGGGTCTGTTCAGGTTCATGGGGCGCTCGGCTCCAGAGAGTCCCCAGCTCGGAGGAGCAGCGTCGGGTTTCACCGCCTCCCAAGTGGAAGTCTACTTCAGCCAGCCTTGCATCCCGGAAGACGCGGACCCGCTGGCTTTCTGGtaccaccaccagggggcgctgccTCATCTGGCGCACCTGGCCGCCATGTACCTGGCCACGCCCGCTTCCCCGGCTCCCGTGCGGCGGCTCTTCTCGTTGAGCGGCGGGAAGACCTTCGGGCCCCTGGGGGCCTCTCTGTCGGATTTCCGTTTCGAAGAGATGATGTTTCTCCGTTGCAACGGGATGTGGAAGTGA